The following proteins come from a genomic window of Syngnathus acus chromosome 15, fSynAcu1.2, whole genome shotgun sequence:
- the LOC119134852 gene encoding coiled-coil domain-containing protein 6-like — protein sequence MADSASESDTDGAGSSSATPMSTCASNSGKPSIVISQFRLEELTNRLASLQQENKVLKIELETFKLKCKALQEENRDLRKASVTIQARAEQEEEFISNTLFKKIQALQKEKETLAVNYEKEEEFLTNELSRKLMQLQHEKAELEQHLEQEQEFQVNKLMKKIKKMENETISKQLTLEQLRREKIDLENTLEQEQEALVNRLWKRMDKLEAEKRILQEKLDQPVSAPPSPRDVSMEIDSPENMMRHIRFLKNEVERLKKSLRTTELQHTEKRAQYIEEERHMREENIRLQRKLQREMERREALCRQLSESESSLEMDDERYFNEMSAQGLRARTVSSPIPYTPSPSSSRPISPGLSYGGHTVGFTPPATLSRAAISHYNTPALHVHGSSSHSVARPSPRRSTSPDKFKRPTPPPSPNTHSGALQPQPPLPPPAQPMVQSMSSPAAMSQHAAASAQPPPSQP from the exons ATGGCGGACAGCGCGAGCGAGAGTGACACCGACGGCGCGGGCAGCAGCTCGGCCACCCCGATGTCGACTTGCGCCTCCAACTCGGGAAAGCCGAGCATCGTGATCTCCCAGTTTCGCCTGGAGGAGCTCACCAACCGACTGGCCTCACTACAGCAGGAAAACAAAGTTCTGAAAATCGAGCTGGAGACGTTCAAACTCAAGTGCAAAGCGCTGCAGGAGGAGAATCGGGACCTGCGCAAAGCTAGCGTCACTATT CAAGCGCGAGCCGAGCAGGAGGAAGAGTTCATCAGCAACACCTTGTTCAAGAAGATCCAAGCCCTCCAGAAGGAGAAGGAGACCCTGGCTGTCAACTATGAGAAGGAGGAAGAATTTCTCACCAACGAGCTCTCCAGGAAGCTCATGCAA CTCCAGCACGAGAAGGCTGAACTGGAGCAGCACctggagcaggagcaggagtTCCAGGTCAACAAGCTCATGAAGAAGATCAAGAAGATGGAGAACGAGACCATCTCCAAGCAGCTGACTTTGGAGCAG TTGAGACGGGAAAAGATCGACCTCGAGAACACATTAGAGCAGGAACAAGAAGCTCTCGTCAACAGACTGTGGAAGCGGATGGACAAGCTGGAGGCAGAGAAAAG GATCTTACAGGAGAAGTTGGACCAGCCGGTGTCGGCCCCTCCATCCCCGCGGGACGTCTCCATGGAGATCGACTCCCCGGAGAACATGATGCGGCATATCCGCTTCCTGAAGAACGAGGTGGAGAGGCTTAAGAAAAGCCTGCGCACCACCGAGCTGCAAC ACACAGAGAAGCGGGCGCAGTACATTGAGGAGGAGCGGCACATGAGGGAGGAGAATATCCGGCTGCAGCGGAAGCTCCAGCGGGAGATGGAGCGTCGCGAGGCGCTGTGCCGACAGTTGTCGGAGAGCGAGTCCAGCCTGGAGATGGACGACGAGCG GTACTTCAACGAGATGTCGGCGCAGGGCCTTCGAGCCAGGACGGTGTCCAGCCCCATCCCGTACACACCCTCCCCCAGCTCCAGCCGCCCCATATCCCCTG GTCTCTCGTATGGTGGCCACACGGTCGGCTTCACCCCGCCGGCCACTCTGTCCAGAGCCGCCATCTCCCACTACAACACCCCCGCCCTGCACGTCCACGGAAGCTCCTCCCACTCTGTAGCG AGGCCCTCGCCGAGGAGAAGCACCAGCCCAGACAAATTCAAACGTCCGACCCCCCCGCCGTCCCCCAACACGCACTCAGGGGCCCTGCAGCCTCAGCCCCCGCTACCCCCGCCGGCCCAGCCCATGGTCCAGTCCATGTCCTCCCCGGCGGCCATGTCGCAGCACGCCGCCGCCTCTGCGCAGCCGCCTCCCTCCCAGCCTTAG